One segment of Alphaproteobacteria bacterium DNA contains the following:
- a CDS encoding alpha/beta fold hydrolase, translating into MPFYERGNVRIRYEEAGSGFPLLIIPGGGLNSVINNLRTNAPFNAVEELKDRYRCIVADLRNAKDGQSSGPLEIERPWDAYTDDHLGLMDHLGINRFAVIGYCIGGPFSWNLMRRAPDRVVAAVLTQPSGHRPEMPDQFYNNNMNGWGPPLMQRRPEITTEMVSAFLNRMYRSPGDFVFTVSRDFVRGCQTPVLVLPDDIPPHPYAVAMETVRLAPRSEVSLFPWKEPPEMIRVVVRQVRTFLRAHLPAA; encoded by the coding sequence ATGCCGTTTTACGAAAGAGGCAATGTCCGCATCCGTTACGAGGAGGCGGGGTCGGGCTTTCCGCTGCTGATCATTCCCGGCGGCGGATTGAACTCGGTGATCAACAACCTCAGGACCAACGCGCCATTCAACGCGGTCGAGGAGCTCAAGGACCGCTATCGCTGCATCGTCGCCGATTTGCGCAACGCCAAGGACGGCCAGTCGTCGGGGCCGCTGGAGATCGAGCGGCCGTGGGATGCCTATACCGACGATCATCTCGGGCTGATGGACCATCTCGGCATCAACAGATTCGCGGTGATCGGCTACTGCATCGGCGGGCCGTTCTCGTGGAACCTGATGCGCCGTGCGCCCGATCGCGTGGTCGCCGCGGTGCTGACGCAGCCCAGCGGCCACCGGCCGGAAATGCCCGACCAGTTCTACAACAACAACATGAACGGCTGGGGGCCGCCGCTGATGCAGCGCCGCCCGGAGATCACGACCGAGATGGTGAGCGCGTTCCTCAACAGGATGTATCGCTCGCCCGGCGATTTCGTGTTCACGGTGAGCCGCGATTTCGTGCGCGGCTGCCAGACGCCGGTGCTGGTGCTGCCCGACGACATCCCGCCGCACCCCTACGCGGTGGCGATGGAGACGGTGCGGCTGGCGCCGCGGTCGGAGGTCAGCCTGTTCCCGTGGAAGGAGCCGCCCGAGATGATCCGCGTCGTTGTGCGCCAGGTGCGCACCTTCCTGCGCGCGCATCTGCCGGCCGCGTAG
- a CDS encoding amidohydrolase family protein, translating into MAASPSLVIRNGTIVDGSGGDAYEADLAIVDGKISAIGGGIPLGEEEIDARGKLVTPGFVDLHTHYDAQVTWSERLSPSTWNGVTTVLCGNCGVGFAPCHADQHDMLINLMEGVEDIPEVVLSEGLPWNWHSFPDYLDAIAKRRYDADVAFQVPHAALRVYVMGQRGVEREPATGQDRQRMAALTAEGLRAGALGFSTSRTLNHRSADGRHIPTLRAEEAELTAIAHAMRDVGAGWMQIVSDFEQEGEIELFRRLANESRRPVTISLLQSDARPDNWRALLDRIAEANAEGLRITGQIRSRPTSVLLGFELSQNPFMGRPSYRKIAHLPFGERLAHLRDPVFRARVLGEAFEGSARGRRVERWDRMYPLGDPPDYEPRAENSIAAHAAREGRTPEEVAYDLLMEREGRGILYLPVTNYAGGNLDVVRDMIADPNTLIGLGDGGAHVGIMCDATATSYTITHWTRDRGRGALFPLSWIIKRLTADNAAAIGLDDRGLLRTGMKADLNILDYDALRLRSPEIVYDLPAGGKRLVQRTEGFDATIVSGEVVYRGGEATGALPGRLVRGQGMHA; encoded by the coding sequence ATGGCCGCGTCGCCCAGCCTGGTGATCCGCAACGGTACCATCGTCGATGGTTCCGGCGGCGATGCGTATGAAGCCGATCTTGCCATCGTCGACGGGAAAATCTCGGCGATCGGCGGCGGCATTCCGCTGGGCGAGGAAGAGATCGACGCACGCGGCAAGCTGGTGACGCCGGGCTTCGTCGACCTGCACACGCATTACGACGCGCAGGTGACGTGGAGCGAGCGGTTGTCGCCTTCGACCTGGAACGGCGTGACCACGGTGCTGTGCGGCAATTGCGGCGTCGGCTTCGCGCCCTGCCACGCGGATCAGCACGACATGCTGATCAACCTGATGGAGGGTGTCGAGGACATCCCCGAGGTCGTGCTGAGCGAAGGCCTGCCGTGGAACTGGCACAGCTTCCCGGACTACCTCGATGCCATCGCGAAGCGCCGCTACGACGCCGACGTCGCCTTCCAGGTGCCGCATGCGGCGCTGCGCGTCTACGTCATGGGCCAGCGCGGCGTCGAGCGCGAGCCGGCGACCGGGCAGGACCGGCAGCGCATGGCGGCGCTCACCGCCGAGGGCCTGCGCGCCGGCGCGCTGGGCTTCTCGACCTCGCGCACGCTCAATCACCGCTCGGCCGACGGCCGGCACATTCCGACCTTGCGCGCCGAGGAAGCGGAGCTGACGGCGATCGCGCACGCCATGCGCGATGTCGGCGCCGGCTGGATGCAGATCGTCTCGGATTTCGAGCAGGAGGGCGAGATCGAGCTGTTCCGGCGTCTTGCCAATGAGTCACGCCGGCCGGTCACGATCAGCCTGCTGCAATCCGACGCCAGGCCCGACAACTGGCGCGCGCTGCTCGACCGCATCGCCGAGGCCAATGCCGAGGGATTGCGCATCACCGGCCAGATCCGCTCGCGGCCGACCAGCGTGCTGCTGGGCTTCGAACTTTCGCAGAACCCGTTCATGGGCCGGCCGAGCTACAGGAAGATCGCCCATCTGCCGTTCGGGGAGCGGCTGGCGCATCTGCGTGACCCAGTGTTCCGGGCCCGTGTGCTGGGCGAGGCGTTCGAGGGCAGCGCGCGCGGCCGCCGCGTCGAGCGCTGGGATCGCATGTATCCGCTGGGCGATCCGCCGGACTACGAGCCCAGGGCCGAGAACAGCATCGCCGCGCATGCGGCGCGCGAAGGCCGCACCCCGGAGGAGGTCGCCTACGATCTGCTGATGGAGCGCGAGGGCAGGGGCATCCTCTATCTGCCGGTCACCAACTACGCCGGCGGCAACCTCGACGTCGTGCGCGACATGATCGCCGATCCCAACACCTTGATCGGCCTGGGCGACGGCGGCGCGCATGTCGGCATCATGTGCGACGCCACCGCGACCAGCTACACCATCACCCACTGGACGCGCGATCGCGGCCGCGGCGCGCTGTTCCCGCTGTCGTGGATCATCAAGCGCCTGACCGCCGACAATGCCGCCGCCATCGGGCTCGACGATCGCGGCCTGCTGCGCACGGGCATGAAGGCCGACCTCAATATCCTCGACTACGACGCGCTGCGCCTGCGCAGCCCGGAAATCGTCTATGATCTGCCGGCCGGCGGGAAGCGCCTGGTGCAGCGCACCGAGGGCTTCGACGCGACGATCGTGTCGGGCGAGGTCGTCTATCGCGGCGGCGAGGCCACCGGCGCGCTGCCCGGCCGCCTCGTGCGCGGCCAAGGGATGCACGCATAA
- a CDS encoding dihydroxy-acid dehydratase: MQDSSTYWKKSRVELRAAGFEPDKAANTSAVVTIAAAHTNAHRCNNRVRGIADLLVELLAERGGQGLIVGAPAVSDALTQGTPTAGYSLVSRDVVADCFEIGHYAHHGDAMIVISGCDKTGAAALMPLARTNAFGLVLYPGTSSPGRVSFEPFASKGTNITIMDYAEGRAAQETGRISEGQLLELERNVMPGSGTCGAMFTANTMSTVAESIGMMLPRGASHPADYDAKSDIHADVRAQARASVEALYRLIERNIRPRDIMSERAFENAITTVYAMGGSTNMYLHILAIARQAGVPITIDRIQQIGERVPLIANLQPHGPYAMTSLHAIGGVPVVMKELLSNGFLHGDVMTVTGRTLAENLADVPTLEQIGKQDIVFPVGKPIAAPNNHISVLRGNIAPESCVLKLSGKTLDKGEFRGTARVFDSEADTMKAIRAGEIKPGTVIVVRNVGPVGGPGMPEMVMLTIQLQGRGLGEDVALITDGRFSGVSHGILIGHISPEAARGGPIAAVRDGDTIVIDPRKRTLNVALPDDEIARRMQAWRAPDLSARIRPGSVHDKYVKLVSSAHHGCVV, encoded by the coding sequence ATGCAGGACAGCAGCACCTACTGGAAGAAATCGCGCGTCGAATTGCGCGCCGCCGGCTTCGAGCCGGACAAGGCGGCGAACACCAGTGCCGTGGTCACCATCGCCGCCGCCCACACCAACGCCCATCGCTGCAACAACCGGGTGCGCGGCATCGCCGACCTGCTGGTCGAATTGCTGGCCGAGCGCGGCGGCCAGGGCCTGATCGTCGGCGCGCCGGCGGTGTCGGATGCGCTGACCCAAGGCACGCCGACCGCCGGCTACAGCCTGGTGTCGCGCGATGTCGTGGCCGACTGCTTCGAGATCGGCCACTACGCCCATCACGGTGACGCGATGATCGTGATCTCCGGCTGCGACAAGACCGGCGCCGCGGCCCTGATGCCGCTGGCGCGCACCAACGCCTTCGGCCTGGTGCTCTACCCCGGCACGTCGTCGCCCGGCCGCGTCTCGTTCGAGCCCTTCGCCAGCAAGGGCACCAACATCACCATCATGGACTACGCCGAGGGCCGCGCGGCGCAGGAGACCGGCCGCATCTCGGAAGGCCAGCTGCTCGAGCTCGAGCGCAACGTCATGCCCGGCAGCGGCACCTGCGGCGCGATGTTCACCGCCAACACCATGAGCACGGTGGCCGAGTCGATCGGCATGATGCTGCCGCGCGGCGCCTCGCATCCGGCCGACTACGACGCCAAAAGCGACATCCACGCCGACGTGCGGGCGCAGGCCAGGGCCTCGGTCGAGGCGCTCTATCGCCTGATCGAGAGGAACATCCGCCCGCGCGACATCATGAGCGAGCGCGCCTTCGAGAACGCGATCACGACGGTCTACGCCATGGGCGGCTCGACCAACATGTACCTGCACATCCTCGCCATCGCGCGCCAGGCCGGCGTGCCGATCACCATCGATCGCATCCAGCAGATCGGCGAGCGCGTGCCGCTGATCGCCAATCTGCAGCCGCATGGCCCCTACGCGATGACCAGCCTGCACGCGATCGGCGGCGTGCCTGTGGTGATGAAGGAGCTCCTAAGCAATGGATTCCTGCACGGCGACGTGATGACCGTCACCGGCAGGACACTGGCGGAGAATCTCGCAGACGTGCCGACGCTGGAGCAGATCGGCAAGCAGGACATCGTCTTCCCGGTCGGCAAGCCGATCGCGGCGCCGAACAACCACATCAGCGTGCTGCGCGGCAACATCGCGCCGGAGAGCTGCGTGCTGAAGCTGTCGGGCAAGACCCTGGACAAGGGCGAGTTCCGCGGCACGGCGCGCGTCTTCGACTCCGAGGCCGACACGATGAAGGCGATCCGCGCCGGCGAGATCAAGCCCGGCACCGTGATCGTCGTGCGCAATGTCGGGCCGGTCGGCGGGCCGGGCATGCCCGAGATGGTGATGCTCACCATCCAGCTGCAGGGCCGCGGCCTGGGCGAGGATGTGGCGCTGATCACCGACGGCCGCTTTTCGGGCGTCTCGCACGGCATCCTGATCGGCCACATCTCGCCTGAGGCCGCGCGCGGCGGGCCGATCGCCGCGGTACGCGACGGCGACACCATCGTCATCGACCCGAGGAAGCGCACGCTGAACGTCGCACTGCCCGACGACGAGATCGCCCGGCGCATGCAGGCGTGGCGCGCGCCTGATCTGTCGGCGCGCATCCGCCCCGGCTCGGTGCACGACAAGTACGTGAAGCTGGTGTCCTCGGCCCACCACGGCTGCGTGGTGTAG
- a CDS encoding TauD/TfdA family dioxygenase — MNVAVSSVPTRALKIEKIKEHIGAIVTGIDLAQPVDGATRKKLYDAVVDNVVLVIRGQQHLTPGQLQAAAEMFGELMEDQNRRYLVDGFPLISVLDNRHLDSKGQPAKVGANSTWHTDHTNQELPPKFTMLYAVAVPDKGGATSVCNARAAYEALPDDLKRRIDGAKTENTLISSARMATANPDIVKAQRESAKPPTVHPLVRTHPETGTRAVWFHKAKTETVTGMSPEETQDFLQDLTDRITQPQFCYAHEYQKGDLLIIDDRASLHKAGFDYDHSQHRRLYRMLVRGDRPY, encoded by the coding sequence ATGAACGTCGCCGTTTCGAGTGTCCCGACCCGGGCCCTGAAGATCGAGAAGATCAAGGAGCATATCGGCGCCATCGTCACCGGCATCGATCTTGCGCAGCCCGTCGACGGCGCGACGCGGAAGAAGCTGTACGACGCCGTGGTCGACAACGTGGTGCTCGTGATTCGCGGCCAGCAGCACCTCACCCCGGGCCAGTTGCAGGCCGCCGCGGAGATGTTCGGCGAGCTGATGGAGGACCAGAACCGGCGCTATCTGGTCGACGGATTTCCGCTGATCAGCGTGCTCGACAACCGTCACCTCGACAGCAAGGGCCAGCCGGCGAAGGTCGGTGCCAATTCCACATGGCACACCGACCACACCAACCAGGAGCTGCCGCCCAAGTTCACCATGCTGTATGCCGTCGCCGTGCCGGACAAGGGCGGCGCGACCTCGGTCTGCAATGCGCGGGCGGCCTACGAGGCGCTGCCGGACGATTTGAAGCGCAGGATCGACGGCGCGAAGACCGAGAATACGCTGATCAGCAGCGCGCGCATGGCGACAGCCAACCCGGACATCGTGAAGGCCCAGCGCGAGTCGGCGAAGCCGCCGACGGTGCATCCCCTGGTCCGCACCCACCCGGAGACCGGCACCAGGGCGGTGTGGTTCCACAAGGCCAAGACCGAGACGGTCACCGGCATGTCGCCCGAAGAGACCCAGGATTTCCTGCAGGATCTCACCGACAGGATCACGCAGCCGCAATTCTGCTACGCGCACGAGTACCAGAAGGGCGACCTGCTGATCATCGACGACCGCGCCTCGTTGCATAAGGCCGGATTCGACTACGATCACAGCCAGCACCGCCGCCTGTACCGGATGCTGGTGCGGGGCGATCGTCCGTATTGA